The DNA sequence ATATGGAAAAAATAAATACAGATTTTGTGTACCCTTGGGTAAAAAAGGCTTTTATACTTGCTGTTATTGGAATGTTTTTCCTTTTAGCATTGACTATCTTTTTTCAAAGTGATTTGAGAGGAGTTGAATCTAATGTTATATACTCGATTCAATTGGCTTTAGAAAACAATGGGAGTTTATACAACTCTCCAGAAAAGCCTCCATTTAACATAACACAATACGCTCCATTATATTATATTTTAAACGATGGCTTAATTAGTTTGTTATCAATTGAAACAGATAATTTTTTTTTGATTCGGGGCATCACTCGCATTGTCTCAGTTTTGTTAATGCTTTTGTCATTATTTATCTTAATTGACACACTACAAAATGTGATTGGAATTAATAGAAATTCTAGCTTAATTATTAGTATGACTTATTCAATATTAAGCTTTCCTTGGTTTAATATTTCAAGACCTGACGTATTGATTCTCTTTTTTTTCATTCTATCAATAAGGTCTATACTTTTATTTCAAAAAAGCAAGAAATCAAATACAGCATTTCTTTTAGGTGTTTTTATGGCTTTAGGTGTACTATCGAAACAGACAATGGGGGGCTATATAATTTCCTTTGGGCTTTATATGATAATTGCGAAACAATGGAGATTGGCATGTTTTTCAGCTATTTCTTTTGTGTCAACATTGGTTTTAATGTGCGGATTAATTCATATATTAGGTTACGACTTAACATATCTTTACCAAAATATTGTGAAGGGTATTGATAATGGAACTTCATTTTTTGCCGCCT is a window from the Lewinella sp. LCG006 genome containing:
- a CDS encoding glycosyltransferase family 39 protein, with protein sequence MEKINTDFVYPWVKKAFILAVIGMFFLLALTIFFQSDLRGVESNVIYSIQLALENNGSLYNSPEKPPFNITQYAPLYYILNDGLISLLSIETDNFFLIRGITRIVSVLLMLLSLFILIDTLQNVIGINRNSSLIISMTYSILSFPWFNISRPDVLILFFFILSIRSILLFQKSKKSNTAFLLGVFMALGVLSKQTMGGYIISFGLYMIIAKQWRLACFSAISFVSTLVLMCGLIHILGYDLTYLYQNIVKGIDNGTSFFAAWKAYKNYFAYFGLFSLVFVLLSIISLKNWKHVKTNHNLLFLITISYTVAVFSFFSALKVGSAINYFNELLLCLLIFMMSILESYNILKKKLFLIGFMLFGISIAINHTFHYAAPLLLNLKSMNSNVKNESDIPEIITFLESNLGDSYFYSDDRTIAQSFPQRCVLFPTDIHNITYNRKVFDYSFFEEWARENLIFIIVSRDRKKLYDIDIKKYYSLKIKYQNYNLYQLTSYNKE